In one window of Macadamia integrifolia cultivar HAES 741 chromosome 2, SCU_Mint_v3, whole genome shotgun sequence DNA:
- the LOC122090953 gene encoding protein CHUP1, chloroplastic-like yields the protein MVSYTMAILLLMTKDKRDMRPLFLKLGVALALSFVGFLYSQLRTRRIPPSLPPPPSGDGCKFNTHGRVGLKDDLCSIQTPLGSCDDSPFSAHEPSSHQVTIDSNIVGLSPTSKHSGEEEGLLLQDLNELVQEDIESISNKASISPRKEVVDTAMASKRDANKETEQEILKLRNTVKFLQEREKNLETQLLEYYGLKEQEAAVMELQNRLKINNLEAKFFTLKIESLQAENQRLEAQVADYTKVVADLESARAKIKMLKRKLRSDEEQNKELLSVLQQSVANLQEQEQMAILNDADVQNKLQRLKELGEESAELKRSNAELQQENCELAMRLESTQILATSILEDPETEELREANSNLRQEKEEIVKELESLRADRCADVEELVYLRWVNACLRYELRNYCPPPGKTVARDLSKNLSPKSEEKAKQLILEYANSEGIGEKGSSIVDFDNDYWSSSQTSYTDSGDYDDVSPATRTHNSSKPKFFKKLKSLVIRKDSHHSHHNHHNHHSHQSNHSHRTSSLDRNQTSSGGSGRNESASTTSFEDIVGTNSCDAYTPSSSQNNSSIIETPFTGIGARSDGQSTHIPLSSSSSRHSLDIQRIRNLGLEDIRDEERVRRSSDLGSQFGYKRMELGESGIIGLPSDNLQLDQDEPRSRMKLELIKFAEVLKGSRRTPKSRKSIA from the exons ATGGTTAGCTATACAATGGCGATCTTATTGTTGATGACGAAAGACAAGAGGGATATGAGAcccttgtttctgaaattaggGGTGGCTTTGGCTCTCTCCTTTGTTGGCTTCCTTTATTCCCAACTCAGAACAAGAAGAATCCCTCCTTCCTTACCTCCTCCTCCTTCAG GTGATGGCTGTAAGTTCAATACACATGGAAGAGTAGGCCTCAAAGACGATCTCTGTTCCATACAAACACCTCTCGGTTCCTGCGACGATTCTCCCTTTTCGGCTCAT GAACCATCATCTCATCAGGTCACTATTGATAGTAACATTGTTGGGCTCTCTCCAACTAGTAAACATTCTGGGGAAGAAGAGGGTTTGCTCCTGCAGGATTTGAATGAGCTAGTACAGGAAGACATCGAGTCTATTTCCAACAAAGCCAGTATTTCTCCTAGGAAAGAAGTTGTTGATACAGCCATGGCAAGCAAAAGAGATGCAAATAAGGAGACAGAGCAAGAGATTTTAAAATTGAGGAATACGGTCAAATTCTTgcaagaaagggagaagaatcTCGAAACCCAGTTGCTTGAGTATTATGGCCTTAAGGAGCAAGAGGCTGCTGTGATGGAGCTCCAAAATCGACTCAAAATTAACAATTTGGAGGCTAAGTTTTTTACTCTTAAGATCGAGTCCTTGCAGGCTGAAAACCAGAGACTAGAGGCACAAGTGGCAGATTATACGAAAGTGGTGGCGGACCTTGAATCTGCGAGAGCTAAGATAAAGATGTTGAAAAGGAAGCTAAGGTCCGACGAAGAACAGAACAAGGAACTGCTTTCTGTTCTTCAGCAAAGCGTTGCTAATTTGCAAGAACAGGAACAGATGGCTATCTTGAATGATGCTGATGTCCAAAATAAGCTTCAGAGATTGAAGGAATTAGGGGAAGAATCGGCAGAACTCAAAAGGTCTAATGCAGAACTGCAACAGGAAAACTGTGAGTTGGCAATGAGGTTGGAGTCCACCCAAATTCTTGCCACTTCCATTTTGGAAGATCCAGAG ACCGAAGAATTGAGGGAAGCTAATAGCAATTTgagacaagaaaaagaagaaatagtgaAAGAACTTGAGAGTCTTCGTGCAGATCGTTGTGCTGATGTTGAGGAGCTGGTCTATCTTAGGTGGGTTAATGCTTGCTTAAGGTATGAACTTAGGAACTATTGCCCTCCACCTGGTAAAACAGTGGCAAGGGATCTGAGTAAGAATTTGAGCCCCAAGTCTGAGGAGAAAGCCAAGCAGCTCATACTTGAGTATGCAAATTCAGAGGGTATTGGTGAGAAGGGTTCCAGTATTGTAGATTTTGATAATGACTACTGGTCTTCATCCCAAACTTCTTACACAGATTCAGGTGACTATGATGATGTTTCACCAGCAACAAGAACCCATAATTCATCCAAACCAAAGTTTTTCAAAAAGCTCAAAAGCTTAGTAATTAGGAAGGATAGTCATCACAGTCATCACAATCATCACAATCATCATAGTCATCAGAGTAATCACAGTCACAGGACTTCATCATTAGACAGAAATCAAACAAGTTCTGGTGGATCAGGGAGGAATGAGTCTGCCTCCACCACCTCATTTGAAGACATTGTGGGAACTAATTCTTGTGATGCGTATACCCCTTCTTCATCCCAGAACAATTCAAGTATCATAGAAACACCTTTCACTGGGATTGGAGCCAGGAGTGATGGACAATCaactcacattcctctgtcttCTAGTTCTTCAAGACATTCCTTGGATATCCAAAGAATAAGAAACCTGGGCTTAGAAGATATCAGGGATGAGGAAAGAGTTAGGAGAAGCAGTGATTTGGGATCACAATTTGGTTACAAAAGGATGGAATTGGGTGAGAGTGGTATTATTGGTTTGCCTTCTGATAATCTGCAACTTGATCAGGATGAACCTCGATCCCGTATGAAGCTAGAGCTGATCAAATTTGCAGAAGTTTTGAAGGGCTCTCGCAGAACTCCGAAATCCAGGAAGTCAATAGCCTAA